Genomic segment of Falco peregrinus isolate bFalPer1 chromosome 5, bFalPer1.pri, whole genome shotgun sequence:
GAGCGCAGGGGGATGCTCTGCGTTCTCCTTGATGCTTGGCAGTGGGGACATCCCCAAGTGCCAGCCGTCACTAACAGGGCACTGCGAAATGCTGCATCTCTGGCCTGGCTGCCCAGGTGACCGCGGGATCCAGGGATTTTGCTTTGGGCCACTCTTGGCACCTGTCCCCACAACTGGGAACCGGAATAGTTCCTGGCTGTGGTGAGTTCTGGGGACTCGCCTGATTAGCCTGCATCTTGGGGGGCTGACAGTTTTTGCACCATGTTGCAGGACTGATAGCAGGAGCCATGACAAGTGTCCCGGGAGAGATCAGAGCggcagctgtggggaggagcagaggcacGTGACATGTCTTTGCTCTTGAGTAAATTGGTGGTTACAGTTCACGCAGACTCCTCACCCGCCCCTTGGGCACAGTGAGCCACGGTGGCTTGAAGAAGAGGAATTTCTCCTCAGGGTGACCCCTGTGGCAGTGCCGCAGAGGCATTGCTCTGCTGCCGCTTTTGACGCTTGCCCAGACTGGCACCTTCAGTCCTCTGGCTGGACCTGGGGATTTCATCTGAAGCAGGGAGTTTGGTTCTGGGGCCCCGACCTCCTCAGACAAGCGCAGGTTTGAGCTTTCCCTTCCACAGTGAGCGAGTTCTCAGGAAACCGAGTGAGCTGAACAACTTCGCTGGCCCAGAGCTACGCCCCGTGCCTGGACACGTTCTGCTGAACGTGGATCCGGAGGAGCGCCAGGAGCTCCTGAGGGACTAGATGGGCTCAAGGGACCCCTTTTAAGTTGTGTGACAAGTGACAGTTGTCCTGCAAAGTCAGATTGCTGTttaacagcaacagcagtgagTAATCACAAAGGCCACGAGGCCATACCATCCAGCCTCCTGCTTACATCTTCCCTGCGCTCCTGGAACCAAACTCCCTCCCCTGGACGGGGGGCTGGCGCTTGGCTCCCGgcttttctcctgctccttcaCACCTCCTTGCCTGGCTGGTCACTCTCCGTCAGTGCTGAGCGCCCATTTCCCAGGTCTGGCCTGGCCATCTGTGTCCTCAGCCGTTTCATCCACAACAAAGGTGGCTTCCAGAGGTGACAGATGTGACAGGAACCCAAAGGGAGCCAGGCTGCCAGCCTCTGAAGGCAGGAAGGCTGAGGAAAGAACTGATAACTTCACAACCACGTGCTCCTGAGCAGGCTTCTGCTCTGACGCCAGCGGTGCGAGGGACAAGGAGAGGGAGCTGGAGCTTCTGGTTGTAAATGGGAGACACTAACTTAATGTGTCTGAACTTGGAGAACGGCAGGCCAGGCGTGGAAACGTAACGCCAGCTGGTGGAGAAGACGGAAGAGGTGGGGAGGTGGTGCTGCAGCTTAACAAGAGCTTAAATTAAAACCGGGATGCTAAATTACTGACTTCTGGGTGGAGGTGCATCAACAGCTGTGGGTTGTCACAAGCTGTGTCTCAGGAACATGTAGACCTTACTCAAAACCCCTGAagagcagctgcaaagctgctctgtaACCGTCACCATAAAGAACTGCAACCCAGGCGCTCTGCCAGAATGAACACCCCCGGTTTTGCTCAATGGGACCATCACCCTAAACCACCCAACAGAACCCTCAAAAAGGGAACTGCAGGAGTGAGTAAGCGTGTCAGCGGGGCAGAGAATGAaatcctgtgcagctgcagctagGAACgtcctgctctgctccacatCGTCACCCCACGCAGGTGGAGAACAGGCACccggggaggaaggagggaagggtgGGGTGGGTGCCACCACCGGGCTGGCCAGGTGCTTCATTCTGGGGAGTCTTACGGCTGTAGAGGGAGGACAAGGACCAGAGGTACAGGGCACTCCCACAGCTGGAGCTCTTTCTCCTTTGTTGCAGGAAAAGGAATTGggaccatttaaaaaaaaaaaaaaaagtgacattgGCATTTTTTTAGGACATGGATACAGCTAGGTGCTCACTTCCATGGACTCTCATCAGCAACTGgacctccctcctgcccagccctgcaggcagaggcTCTCAGCTCAACAGCAGCTGCCGCAAATACCACTGCGAGCAGCACACACACGACAGTAGACCGGCATGCTGCGCATCACTGCATGCTTCTACAGCAACACTGCTGCCatctcctcccttcttcctgcgCTCCCCTCCTACGTACCGCCTCCTGCTCGTCTATTCCCACAGTCAAGACCAACAAATCCAACTCAACTGATGCCCTCTCGTCTGGTTTGAGTATCAAAAGCAGCTCCTGGGAAGCTTTGCTACTCACCACTGCTGCGAGCAGCAGATGGGTATCACTTGCTGGGgaacaaaaataagtattaaaGCACTTGCAACTGTTCAGCAAATCCTACCACAGCTGTATCAAAAAATGGTGTTTCTGATTCAGGCTGTCAATATGCTGGGCCAAAACCCCAGAGTGAGGAATACAGACACCAGGATACAGGGAGCTTAGAAAACTGCCTTTATTCTATTAGTtgttggaaaaatgaaaatacagaaagagtTTAGTTagctgcagaacagcaagaaGTTCACAGGTTAGGAGTCTGATCACTACATGGTAACCAAACTTAcacaaaaagtttcttttttttccttttagttttgAAACTGGGTCCAGCAATGAACTTAAGGCAACTGAACAGTTCAGAAGCTTTGAGTGTGAGCAGGCTGTCTTTTCTCATCCCTACGGCACGTCATGGAAAAAGCTCCTCCTGGGTGTGCAGACCACTCAAATCATTCAAATGGGTCAGACTCTTACAAATGAACAGGGGAAGAGGACCAGCTGCTTTCCATCggactttattttcaaatacagtttcttaaaaaacccagaacaccTTAACGCAGAGGTTACAAGTAACAGTATTAGGAAATCCAATTATACAAAAAATACTACATCTAAGCTGGGgtaaatagatttatttttggtAACATACATTTAAACTGGCACTAATTACACAGTAACTAAAAGGTAACTAACATGAAACCACAGAACCCTCACTTTTCCTTAGCTGAATGGGACTTGGTCATTTCAGAGTGATCACATTTTCAAACTAATGTTTTACACCACTGAGCCATGAAAATCAGATCTTCCTAAATGTGATAGCACTGAAGCCACACTTGATTCCACATACAGCCATGTAACTGTTGTACTCAGTTAGAATAGGACGTTAGTTAGAAAGTAGTTACAGACCAATCCTCTGTGTtgacagctttttctctttctagagagaagaaagaagatagAGAATTGTCTTCAATTAGCGCCTGGCATATCCTGTGAGTGCAGAAAAGGTTTGTTAGAGGAATGTTGAGGTTAACCTTGGGTGCACAGATGAATTTGATGCAGATTGTTATAAAAATCATGGTTGGCTTCTAAATACTGGTAGCAAGATGACTCGATTTTTAAATCTCTTAAGTAAATTATAGATAATGAAAAAGGCCAGTAATCATACACTAAGATTAATAAACAGCACTTCAAAATTACTCAAGTGCAGGGTGCTGCTTTGGCCATCTTCCTCTGGCCACACTTTATAAGAGAAGGCACCCGGACTTTTTCTTGCCACGCCGGGCTTGCAAAGCAGCTCTAGTGGCCATTTCAAAAACCTCCCTCACACCGTCTTTGGTCTTTGCCGAACACTCCATATACCCAAATGCACCAATGCGGTTTGCCATATCTCTTCCTTCTTCAGGTTTGACAGGCTCCTATAACAGCACAAAAGCAACACGTTAGAACCACCAACACGCACCCgccttccctttcccacccagctTCCCAACAAAGGCAAAGGAATTTCTGGATTAAATGCACATAATCAATTGGTTAGTTAATAATTGTTCCCCTGAGAATGGTCCTGTAAATAATAAAGgcagatataaaataaaattcgCTTATTTTCTCAAGAAGCGGCATGCACCTCAGCCTGGATTACAAAGATGGGGTGTATGTTTGCATACTGCACCAATGCTTGAGGACATGATCCGTTTTCTAACACCTCTGAGCATGAAGGCTGCAAGATCCTTTGAAACTTGAGCAATTGctaatttctgaagaaacatttatgCAACTCTTTGCCCCAATTGTAACAAAAGCCTGTGAACAAATCCCCAAATTAATGCCTCAGCTTTTGTCTAAAAGCAAATATTATGCAACAGGAGCAAAAATTCCAGGACAGAGCAGAATTACCTGTAGTCCCATACCCAAGCCAGGGGTTTCAGACTCAATTTGAAAGAGAAACCTAGCGATGAGGCTCAGGAGTGAGCTACAGCACTGGTGGTTATCACCTCAAAACACCTACCAATACAACTGTTTCCTTTCACGTCCTGAACATACCAAATAAAGAACAACTCAAGTGTGCAGGCACTTGATGTGTTGATGTCTCCTAATTAATTCCTTTCTACCGCAGGGATCCAGCTCTCCAGCACGGAGATCAGCTGGCTGTTAGTAACCCAATATAGCCATTTTCATTGCTGAGAATGCCTTTTTCTACAAACTAAATCTCCAAATATGAACAAAGAAACACTCAATTAAAGGTAATAGATACTTTCTGGTTTCTGTCATGGATAAGTGTTCATTATGCAGCCCATAGGAAGCTGGCAGCAAGCTGTGGATGCCTATTTAATGCTCTGGTACAACCACTATACACTTTCTTCGTTTATTTAAGACTATCAGAAAGGAACCCACCTGCTTCATTTTGGCCAGCTCTCGTCTTGTGTGCTCGTCATTCCTCAGGTCCTTCTTGTTTCCTACCAAGATGATAGGCACGTTGGGGCAGAAATGCTTCACCTCCGGGGTCCACTTCTCTGGGATGTTTtctagggaggaaaaaaaaaatatgactgtACTAAAACTCACTTCTGAggacagttttattttgaaacttttaCCTGCTGTCTGAGTGGTTTTAGCTTGCTAATCCACACTGATGCCCCTTCTTCTACTTTTACTTTGGGAAGCAAATAGACCTGTTCTGGTATAAGCAAAAAAGACAGGCCTGTCTATGGTAATTTTAAGGCTGAGGGACACCTAACCTCTTGGCTTCTCTACGTCTCTCAGTAGCTGCCTGACAAGGGTTAGCATAAGGTACTTCAAAGAACAGCATGCAGAATTCTGAAGCAGAAAGTTACGGAGTATTCTGCTTcaagagaaacattttatttatctcCAGAAGCTAAAGATGGGCGCAACCCTGAAGCTAAGTTTTTACATCACTTCTTCCTTTTATAAAGCAACATCAAACAACCACTCCGAAGTCTCCCATTAACTGTAGCTGAAATGTTGTTCTATATGCTAATTACAGACGCACAGAAACAAAGACTTTGTGTAAGTCATTTGCAGATTTGCCATTTCTCCCTATCTGCAGCAAATGAATTTGCACTCATCTACAAGGAGCTTCGTCCTCCTAATGTAACTTCCTtacctgacttttttttaaatggagctGCAAATGGAAGATTTGAcagcttttgaaagcaaaaccttGATAAATGATATATAGCAGGAAGTGCTGAATGGCCCAAAATATTaggctttgctttcagaagctCTTAGACATGTGAGATTCCCCGGTGGATGTACCTGCAGACTACATAACCCCTTTTTATCTTCACAAAATTCCATTCAGCTTTTGAAGAGACATTCACTATTAGGGTAttgttttcttgcttgaaaGAACAACTTAAGACAAGCATTTAAGACAGTTTTTGCACTACAGCCAAAACAGCAATTCTACagctgcacctggagtgctCAGAGGGTGCCGGCCTCCAGATGCTGCACACCTGAAGAGCTGTCTGGC
This window contains:
- the RHOA gene encoding transforming protein RhoA, translating into MAAIRKKLVIVGDGACGKTCLLIVFSKDQFPEVYVPTVFENYVADIEVDGKQVELALWDTAGQEDYDRLRPLSYPDTDVILMCFSIDSPDSLENIPEKWTPEVKHFCPNVPIILVGNKKDLRNDEHTRRELAKMKQEPVKPEEGRDMANRIGAFGYMECSAKTKDGVREVFEMATRAALQARRGKKKSGCLLL